A stretch of the Microcebus murinus isolate Inina chromosome 6, M.murinus_Inina_mat1.0, whole genome shotgun sequence genome encodes the following:
- the LRFN5 gene encoding leucine-rich repeat and fibronectin type-III domain-containing protein 5 isoform X2: MEKFLFYLFFIGIAVRAQICPKRCVCQILSPNLATLCAKKGLLFVPPNIDRRTVELRLADNFVTNIKRKDFANMTSLVDLTLSRNTISFITPHAFADLRNLRALHLNSNRLTKITNDMFSGLSNLHHLILNNNQLTLISSTAFDDVFALEELDLSYNNLETIPWDAVEKMVSLHTLSLDHNMIDNIPKGTFSHLHKMTRLDVTSNKLQKLPPDPLFQRAQVLATSGIISPSTFALSFGGNPLHCNCELLWLRRLSREDDLETCASPALLTGRYFWSIPEEEFLCEPPLITRHTHEMRVLEGQRATLRCKARGDPEPAIHWISPEGKLISNATRSLVYDNGTLDILITTVKDTGAFTCIASNPAGEATQTVDLHIIKLPHLLNSTNHIHEPDPGSSDISTSTKSGSNASSSNGDTKMSQDKIVVAEATSSTALLKFNFQRNIPGIRMFQIQYNGTFDDTLVYRMIPPTSKTFLVNNLAAGTMYDLCVLAIYDDGITSLTATRVVGCIQFTTEQDYVRCHFMQSQFLGGTMIIIIGGIIVASVLVFIIILMIRYKVCNNNGQHKVTKVSNVYSQTNGAQIQGCSVTLPQSMSKQAVGHEENAQCCKAASDNVIQSSETCSSQDSSTTTSALPPSWTSSTSVSQKQKRKTSTKPSTEPQNEAVTNVESQNTNRNNSTALQLASRPPDSTTEEPSSKRAHTKPNALLTNVDQIVQETQRLELI, translated from the exons atggaaaaatttcttttttatttgtttttcattggcATAGCAGTGAGAGCTCAGATCTGTCCAAAGCGTTGTGTCTGTCAAATTTTGTCTCCTAATCTTGCAACCCTTTGTGCCAAGAAAGGGCTTTTATTTGTTCCACCAAACATTGACAGAAGAACTGTGGAACTGCGGTTGGCAGACAATTTTGttacaaatattaaaaggaaagattttGCCAACATGACTAGCTTGGTGGACCTGACACTATCCAGGAATACAATAAGTTTTATTACACCTCATGCATTTGCTGACCTACGAAATTTGAGGGCTTTGCATTTGAATAGCAACAGATTGACTAAAATTACAAATGATATGTTCAGTGGTCTTTCCAATCTCCATCATTTGATATTGAACAACAATCAGCTGACTTTAATTTCTTCTACAGCATTTGATGATGTATTTGCCCTTGAGGAGCTGGATCTGTCATATAATAATCTAGAAACCATTCCTTGGGATGCTGTTGAGAAGATGGTTAGCTTGCACACCCTTAGTCTGGATCACAATATGATTGACAACATTCCCAAGGGGACTTTCTCCCACTTACACAAGATGACTCGGTTAGACGTAACATCAAATAAATTGCAGAAGCTACCACCTGATCCTCTCTTTCAGCGAGCTCAGGTACTAGCAACCTCAGGAATCATAAGCCCATCTACTTTTGCATTAAGTTTTGGTGGAAACCCTTtgcattgcaattgtgaattgttgtGGTTGAGGCGTCTGTCCAGAGAAGATGACCTAGAGACCTGTGCTTCTCCTGCACTTTTAACTGGACGCTACTTTTGGTCAATTCCCGAGGAAGAGTTTTTGTGTGAGCCTCCTCTCATTACACGTCACACGCATGAAATGAGAGTCCTGGAGGGTCAAAGGGCAACACTGAGGTGCAAAGCCAGGGGAGACCCTGAACCTGCAATTCACTGGATTTCCCCTGAAGGGAAGCTTATTTCAAATGCAACAAGATCTCTGGTGTATGATAATGGAACACTTGACATTCTTATAACAACTGTAAAGGATACAGGTGCTTTTACCTGCATTGCTTCCAATCCTGCTGGCGAAGCAACACAAACAGTGGATCTTCATATAATTAAGCTCCCTCACTTACTAAACAGTACAAACCATATACATGAGCCTGATCCCGGTTCTTCAGATATCTCAACTTCTACCAAGTCAGGGTCTAATGCAAGCAGTAGTAATGGTGATACTAAAATGAGTCAAGATAAAATTGTGGTGGCAGAGGCAACATCATCAACGGCACTGCTTAAAttcaattttcaaagaaatatccCTGGGATACGTATGTTTCAAATCCAGTACAATGGTACTTTTGATGACACCCTTGTTTACAG AATGATACCTCCTACGAGCAAAACATTTCTGGTCAATAATCTGGCTGCTGGAACTATGTATGACTTATGTGTCTTGGCCATATATGACGATGGCATCACTTCCCTCACTGCCACAAGAGTCGTGGGTTGCATCCAGTTTACTACGGAACAGGATTATGTGCGTTGCCATTTCATGCAGTCCCAGTTTTTGGGAGGCaccatgattattattattgggGGAATAATTGTAGCATCTGTGCTGGTTTTCATCATCATTCTAATGATCCGGTATAAGGTTTGTAACAATAATGGGCAACACAAGGTTACCAAGGTTAGCAATGTTTATTCTCAAACTAATGGGGCTCagattcaaggctgcagtgtaaCACTGCCCCAGTCCATGTCCAAACAAGCTGTGGGACATGAAGAGAATGCCCAGTGTTGTAAAGCTGCCAGTGACAATGTGATTCAATCTTCAGAAACTTGTTCCAGTCAGGACTCCTCTACCACTACCTCTGCTTTGCCTCCTTCTTGGACTTCAAGCACTTCTGTGtcccaaaagcagaaaagaaagactaGCACAAAGCCAAGTACCGAACCACAGAATGAAGCTGTCACAAATGTTGAGTCCCAAAACACTAACAGGAACAACTCAACTGCATTGCAGTTAGCTAGCCGACCTCCTGATTCCACCACAGAGGAGCCCTCATCTAAAAGAGCACATACAAAGCCAA ATGCTTTGCTGACTAATGTTGACCAGATTGTCCAGGAAACGCAG
- the LRFN5 gene encoding leucine-rich repeat and fibronectin type-III domain-containing protein 5 isoform X1: MEKFLFYLFFIGIAVRAQICPKRCVCQILSPNLATLCAKKGLLFVPPNIDRRTVELRLADNFVTNIKRKDFANMTSLVDLTLSRNTISFITPHAFADLRNLRALHLNSNRLTKITNDMFSGLSNLHHLILNNNQLTLISSTAFDDVFALEELDLSYNNLETIPWDAVEKMVSLHTLSLDHNMIDNIPKGTFSHLHKMTRLDVTSNKLQKLPPDPLFQRAQVLATSGIISPSTFALSFGGNPLHCNCELLWLRRLSREDDLETCASPALLTGRYFWSIPEEEFLCEPPLITRHTHEMRVLEGQRATLRCKARGDPEPAIHWISPEGKLISNATRSLVYDNGTLDILITTVKDTGAFTCIASNPAGEATQTVDLHIIKLPHLLNSTNHIHEPDPGSSDISTSTKSGSNASSSNGDTKMSQDKIVVAEATSSTALLKFNFQRNIPGIRMFQIQYNGTFDDTLVYRMIPPTSKTFLVNNLAAGTMYDLCVLAIYDDGITSLTATRVVGCIQFTTEQDYVRCHFMQSQFLGGTMIIIIGGIIVASVLVFIIILMIRYKVCNNNGQHKVTKVSNVYSQTNGAQIQGCSVTLPQSMSKQAVGHEENAQCCKAASDNVIQSSETCSSQDSSTTTSALPPSWTSSTSVSQKQKRKTSTKPSTEPQNEAVTNVESQNTNRNNSTALQLASRPPDSTTEEPSSKRAHTKPSKFLTLPAERSRARHRYSLNGELKEYYCYINSPNTCGLFSKRSMSMNGMLIQSNSCDGHSGKATLSNSEWILESSV; the protein is encoded by the exons atggaaaaatttcttttttatttgtttttcattggcATAGCAGTGAGAGCTCAGATCTGTCCAAAGCGTTGTGTCTGTCAAATTTTGTCTCCTAATCTTGCAACCCTTTGTGCCAAGAAAGGGCTTTTATTTGTTCCACCAAACATTGACAGAAGAACTGTGGAACTGCGGTTGGCAGACAATTTTGttacaaatattaaaaggaaagattttGCCAACATGACTAGCTTGGTGGACCTGACACTATCCAGGAATACAATAAGTTTTATTACACCTCATGCATTTGCTGACCTACGAAATTTGAGGGCTTTGCATTTGAATAGCAACAGATTGACTAAAATTACAAATGATATGTTCAGTGGTCTTTCCAATCTCCATCATTTGATATTGAACAACAATCAGCTGACTTTAATTTCTTCTACAGCATTTGATGATGTATTTGCCCTTGAGGAGCTGGATCTGTCATATAATAATCTAGAAACCATTCCTTGGGATGCTGTTGAGAAGATGGTTAGCTTGCACACCCTTAGTCTGGATCACAATATGATTGACAACATTCCCAAGGGGACTTTCTCCCACTTACACAAGATGACTCGGTTAGACGTAACATCAAATAAATTGCAGAAGCTACCACCTGATCCTCTCTTTCAGCGAGCTCAGGTACTAGCAACCTCAGGAATCATAAGCCCATCTACTTTTGCATTAAGTTTTGGTGGAAACCCTTtgcattgcaattgtgaattgttgtGGTTGAGGCGTCTGTCCAGAGAAGATGACCTAGAGACCTGTGCTTCTCCTGCACTTTTAACTGGACGCTACTTTTGGTCAATTCCCGAGGAAGAGTTTTTGTGTGAGCCTCCTCTCATTACACGTCACACGCATGAAATGAGAGTCCTGGAGGGTCAAAGGGCAACACTGAGGTGCAAAGCCAGGGGAGACCCTGAACCTGCAATTCACTGGATTTCCCCTGAAGGGAAGCTTATTTCAAATGCAACAAGATCTCTGGTGTATGATAATGGAACACTTGACATTCTTATAACAACTGTAAAGGATACAGGTGCTTTTACCTGCATTGCTTCCAATCCTGCTGGCGAAGCAACACAAACAGTGGATCTTCATATAATTAAGCTCCCTCACTTACTAAACAGTACAAACCATATACATGAGCCTGATCCCGGTTCTTCAGATATCTCAACTTCTACCAAGTCAGGGTCTAATGCAAGCAGTAGTAATGGTGATACTAAAATGAGTCAAGATAAAATTGTGGTGGCAGAGGCAACATCATCAACGGCACTGCTTAAAttcaattttcaaagaaatatccCTGGGATACGTATGTTTCAAATCCAGTACAATGGTACTTTTGATGACACCCTTGTTTACAG AATGATACCTCCTACGAGCAAAACATTTCTGGTCAATAATCTGGCTGCTGGAACTATGTATGACTTATGTGTCTTGGCCATATATGACGATGGCATCACTTCCCTCACTGCCACAAGAGTCGTGGGTTGCATCCAGTTTACTACGGAACAGGATTATGTGCGTTGCCATTTCATGCAGTCCCAGTTTTTGGGAGGCaccatgattattattattgggGGAATAATTGTAGCATCTGTGCTGGTTTTCATCATCATTCTAATGATCCGGTATAAGGTTTGTAACAATAATGGGCAACACAAGGTTACCAAGGTTAGCAATGTTTATTCTCAAACTAATGGGGCTCagattcaaggctgcagtgtaaCACTGCCCCAGTCCATGTCCAAACAAGCTGTGGGACATGAAGAGAATGCCCAGTGTTGTAAAGCTGCCAGTGACAATGTGATTCAATCTTCAGAAACTTGTTCCAGTCAGGACTCCTCTACCACTACCTCTGCTTTGCCTCCTTCTTGGACTTCAAGCACTTCTGTGtcccaaaagcagaaaagaaagactaGCACAAAGCCAAGTACCGAACCACAGAATGAAGCTGTCACAAATGTTGAGTCCCAAAACACTAACAGGAACAACTCAACTGCATTGCAGTTAGCTAGCCGACCTCCTGATTCCACCACAGAGGAGCCCTCATCTAAAAGAGCACATACAAAGCCAAGTAAGTTTCTCACTTTGCCTGCTGAGAGATCCAGAGCAAGGCACAGGTACTCCCTGAATGGAGAATTAAAAGAATACTATTGTTATATTAACTCACCGAACACATGTGGACTATTTTCTAAAAGAAGCATGTCTATGAATGGGATGTTAATTCAGTCCAACAGTTGTGATGGTCATAGTGGAAAAGCAACTCTTTCAAATTCTGAGTGGATATTGGAAAGCTCTGTGtaa